From the Lathyrus oleraceus cultivar Zhongwan6 chromosome 3, CAAS_Psat_ZW6_1.0, whole genome shotgun sequence genome, the window ATGTAACAACAAATGGTGGTGACGACGGCGACAAAGCAATCGAGGATGCGTCGTTGGATAGTCCATGTCAGGAAAGAGCCGATGCATTGGAATCTCTCCTCGAGCTATGTGCTCAGCTACTTAAACAAGACAAACTCGAAGAACTCGCCGGTGTGCTAAGACCATTTGGGAAAGAAGCTGTATCATCAAGAGAAACCGCAATATGGCTGACAAAGAGCCTTATATCTGCTCAAAAGTTTAATCCTGAAAACTAGTTTTAATCATGAGTGGTTTTCTTCATTAATTTATATACATTGTTGCATGAGAGGTGTATTTGAAATGTCATAAGTTTGTTCACTTGAGTTTGTTGCTTGGTTGATGATTGGAGAATGGGAATGCCAACATATTGTTTATTGctaaataataaattatttttgTTTGGTTGGATATTCATTGTTTTTCTCTAGTGGATTTGCAGATAAAATCAATTTTTTGTGTGGCAGAAACCAAATATCTTTTGTGCGCAAATGCAGAGAGACAGAGACAGAAAACATTTGTAAAAGTATATGAAACAAATTGATATTTTATTGAATAGAGAAACCACAATTATACATAACTAATCAATTTGCATCATCATTATATAATACTTATAATAGATATTTTTCCTTGAGTTACATCATTCTTCATATAACTCTCCCTTTAGCCATGTGACATATTTGTACATAGCTTAGTGGAACAAAGCAAAGAAAGACACAAGAGTGGCACCAACCAAGGATCCAACAATGGGAATAGAAGCTGAGGCATCACTGCTTGGGCCAGGTGCAGGGGCAGCGGCGGGAACCTCTACGGCAGCCATTGCTGCACTCATTGAGGCAGCAACAAAAAGAACAGCACAAGTCACCTTCTTCATGTTCATGTTGAATTTATTTGTCTGGGTTTTAAggtgttttgttttgttttgtttaacTGTTCTTTGCTTGGAATGAAAGACTTTGCCAGTGGGCTTTTAAAGATGAGAGTTTGTTTAATTTTGGGAAAATAACTGTTATTTTTGGTTTTGACTAGTGTATGGTTTTGCATGATTTGTGTGATTTATAGAAACTAACTAGAACCATTCAAATTCCTACCTAAATTGGGATAATTTACGTGTCACAATTTCTTGAGTTTTTCTATTCTATTTTGGTTTTTATTATTTGTTTCTAATATAGTATAATGGCTGGTTTAAAATGATTTAATTATTTTAGTACTTTCTAACATATTTAGTTGTTAGAGGTGTTTTGAACAAAATAAATTTATCCCGTTGTTATAATTCAGTGGCTCAGCTATGATGATTTTTTATGTGGATGTTTGGGAGTCTTCACATTTTTTGTGTATTGGTTATTAtgtaaaaataaataatttaaatgaTAATTTGAATAGGAAAAAAAACCAAGTTGATAGTTTTTGAATAAAAGTTAAAATTAAGTTACAACAACTATTAATATTAACGATTACAATTGAATTTTGACCAGTTTTAAAAAGAGTTTATTTTGAATTAATATCTTAATTTTTGCCATACAAAATATTtcatattataaaaataaaatatttattattgACATATgtttaatattattattatttagaTAATAAAGAGGAACTAAACCCCCCAAAAAGAAGAAACTACAACAAAATTAGTTTTTGGCAAAAAAAAGTGAAATCTTTACATCAAAATCTATCAACTATTTAATAAAATTCAgtatgttttttttttaaaattagatgCCCGCCTCTGTCAACACTAGCTTTTGCTAGCACATCCAAACACATATTAGTTTTTCTATATAAATGTTTATTTATAATGAAAAAGATGAAAATACAAATGCTTTAGGAAAGAGATTATAAATAGGTTAACTATTATTATAACTTATTGTTATAGTAAAAGATAAAATAGAATAAAATAGATTTAATATATATTATAAGGTATTTTGACATATTTATTTGATGAATAGTGAGTAGTTATAGTCCAATCAACACATtctttaaaataattttaaacataaataaaaaattaaattaaaaaataattaaaattttttatAAGCGCCACCTGcttcatcttcattcttctcATCATCTTTTCATTCTCATTCGTCTCATTTAACTCATCATTTTTATTTATCTAATCATTTTTTCATCTTCATTCTTATTCATCACATCATCTATTTATCTTTATTTGTATCATTTAGCTCATCATCTTCATTAATTTTATCAATAATTCATCTTCATTCGTCTTATCCAGCTTATCATATTCAATTCACAATTTTCAATAACATATAATCAATCTAGTTACAAAGAAAGCATACTAGATGTTGGTGTGATATTAAGTCACTTGATGATAATATGAATATACTAAAAATCCATAAGAAGGTTTTATGGATGTGGCTGTCTTAAGGTATATATATTGATGTTTTTTTTGTCTATTTATTTTTGTAATATTTTAATTGTTTCTTTTTGCATCCAAAATCATATGTTTCTCAATACCTTTACTTTGATCTCCTTAGAGGCAACAAAAAAAGATGAACAATCGTGTAAAAAAAGTCATAAAATCTTTGAGAAACAAGAATTATGAAATGATGCAATTTATGAATGAATAAAAAATAACTAACAAAGATATTAAAGATGAAGattaatttatgttttttttttgtgtcTTGGGTGTTACTTGTATTATAAATTAGTTGCAACACATGTTATAAAGTAGTGATGATGGTTATGTAAAACTCATACTCTGGGATTGAAAATTGTATTCTATGATGCGGTTTTCATAATTTTTGTAGCGTTAATACAATTTTTAATTTCTATATATAATTAGATTATTTAATCAATATATAATTAAAGAATCTTATGTTTACAATAATATAGAATCTTATGTTTAAATACAATCAAATATGTGCAAATCTTTTAGTTTAAATGATAATAAATTTGCACTAATAAATTTTGTCATTCAATTCTATTTACATTCCTTCTCAAATTGACGATGATAAGTCTATCAGCATCAATTTATAACT encodes:
- the LOC127126279 gene encoding arabinogalactan protein 23 yields the protein MNMKKVTCAVLFVAASMSAAMAAVEVPAAAPAPGPSSDASASIPIVGSLVGATLVSFFALFH